TGCTGACAAATTTAAAGCCATGACTGTCACCCCAACTTCCAcaaaagaagaagggggaggggatggtaCCATAGGGCAGAATCAGATGAAGTGAACCAAGCCAGTCTCAGAATGACAAATCTCACACATTTCTTCTCAGATGTGGTTCCGAGAGTGTATATATTAAACATCTGagaaatcgtgtgtgtgtgtgtgtgtgtgtgtgtgtgtgtgtgtgtgtgtgtgtgtgtgtgtatgtacctgaaTTTACCGAAGGGAGCATAGGGGACAGATGGGATGGTGACAGTAAAGAAGTTAGACAGGAGAACACACTCAGTGTACAGAATGCACTTAAGTTAAATGTCTTTTTGTAGGGCTGCAGTATTGGCTCACAGTGTAAGGTATCTTGtcgctcttacagaggaccagggtccAATTGCCAGCACTAACACTGGGCTCATAAGCACCCATATCTCCATCCTCGAAGGATGCaagacctcttctgacctccagtgGCACCAGACATCTcagtgatacacatacatatatacagacaaaacactcatacacataaaaatataaaatatattaggctaaaaatattttaaagtacctTATACAACACAGTGCCATGTAGGATGTGCATGCCCAATGAAGtttcttaattcaaaatagaaGAGGATCATATACAATCAGgaactcaaattttaaaatttattgagtGTCCATTATTGTGGTCAGATCAAAATTGTCCCAACAGTCCCTAAAAAGAATCGCATCTGACCTTCTCACTTGCTCCTCCATAGCAGCTCAAATGGTTGTGTGGTCTGGTAACGCTGGCTCTGACTGTATTGCAGGAAAGGATTtcatctgggaagcagagacagtgacTGCAAAATGAGCATCACTGTCGATCAGGACACGGACTATGCTGAACTAGTTCTGTCTGTAGGAGAAATCACACTTGGAGAGAAGACTAGGGATTCAATGAAAGATAGCCAACTGAGGAGTAAAGAAGCCAAAAGTTTATTACAGGCTGTGTGTACCCTGCTGAATTCTGGAGGGGGCGTGGTCAAGGCtcacattaaaaatcaaaactacagCTTCACCAGAGATGGAATGGGACTGGATTTGGTATATTCCTTACCCAGTATCGTGCACCTTCCTCATGACTATCTAGACTTCATGCAGCACAAAGactactttttcatttttgtgaaaCCATGGAAGCCGAATCAGAGAGGTCCGGGGATCGCCACCTGGAAAACGAACTTGTACATAAGAATCTTCTCATTCTCAGTTGAACTGAAAGCAGTGGTTGCATTGCAGTTCCTCAAATCCAGAACAAGTTCTGGAAAAATCATCTGTAATGAAACACTTAAAGAATGTCTTACCTTATTTAACAGAGACTGGCTTGCCTATGGGGAGACATTCTGTTTCACTAAATCCACACATGCTGAAGTAAAATTGACTCCTAAGGAAAAGATTTCTCCTAAGGAAAAGATTTTAGAGTTCCTCCCTCAAACTGTTTCTGCATTTGCAAACACTGAAGGGGGATATTTGTTCATTGGCTTGGATGGCAAAACCCAGCAAATTATTGGTTTTGAAGCAGAGAAGAGCGATCTCCTGCTTCTAGAGAGTGAAATAGAAAAGTGCATCCAACAGCTGCCTGTCACTCACTTCtgtggggagaaggagaagataaAATACACATGCAAATTCATCGAAGTACACAAATCCGgagctgtgtgtgcatatgtgtgtgcgctCAGAGTGGAGAGATTCTGCTGTGCAGTGTTCGCTGCGGAGCCTGAATCCTGGCACGTGGAAGGTGGCTGTGTGAAGAGGTTTACCACAGAGGAATGGGTGAAGCACCAGATGGATGCCACAGCAGGTAGAGGAACAGAGATTACTAATCAGTTTACATTGGGCTGAGGGAGTTGGAAGATTGCTTTCTGGGCTTGGGCAACCTGAAAACTCCTAAAATATCAACAGCTAGTTTATTGATCTCTGGTTCCCTATGGAAAATATATTCACTGCTTTCAATAAAGCTGTGAGCTTTTCCCTTCACAATGGCCAAATCGGATACAGCGTGCTTGTCCAGTAGCTGGAACTAGAGCAAGAACATGGAGGAACCAGGCCTCATAATTCCCTTCAAGGGTCTTGTCACCTGCCACAGCAGGTTAAGCTGATATCACTGCCAAGTCTCAGGCCAGGGGGAAATGCAGCCCTACTGTTTGCAGCAGAACAGTGAGAGTgttggcctggcctggcctcatgGCAGGCCTGTTTCCAACAGAGCTTAGCAGCACAGCCTTGCACGGACACTGAACTTCCTGTACACTGatcatcacacatacacacacacacacaagacagcaCCTGGAAACATGTGACATTCTCAGATAGggagacaaacaaaagaaatttccTCTGTGACTCTAACCTGTCAGTAGAAGGTTCCTTCAAATTCCTTTACTGGGTACAAGGCTTTGAAGAACTGTATGCTACCTTATGGCTGGGACTGCCAGTCTGTACTCACCAGAAAAACCTAGCCGCCCTTGTGGTCCTCTCTGAGGAGTCCTCTCCCCAACTCTGGAGCTCTGGCAATGCACTCTTCTCCCTGCTTTGCTCTGTGGAGCCTCCCCATTTCTCCATGCTTTTCTCCTGTTTCATCACCTGACTAGGTTCTGTCCTCAACATTAGTCTGTCATTTGCTCCCCTGATTCTTCTCATCCATGGAGTTCCCCAGAGCAAGCCTCTGAGACTGTGAGTATTCAGCTGCTTCCATGACTCCCTCTTTGGCCATTTGAGTGTCCAAGTCCCCCTTGCATCTACCTCCTTCCAGTTCTTGAATCAGTGTTTGGTATCTTGTGTTCACCTTCTCGGTTGGGCTGCAAAGTGTGGGATTTACAAACTGCTTGGTGATGTGTCACACACGACATTCTGggcatttttacttttataatttgttatgtttcttttcttgtctagAGATGCCTGGAAAGTTGATACGCTCTCCAGAAGCCCTCTGCATGAAACCATTCTCACTACATGAAGGCTATGAGCACTTAGTCCGGACAGAATTGGGCTCACTGCGTAAAGGAACACTGGTTATCTCTAAGAGCTGGGCTTTGAATCTGGGTTTGCAAGAGAAGCAGGAAGTTATCTGG
Above is a genomic segment from Mus caroli chromosome 11, CAROLI_EIJ_v1.1, whole genome shotgun sequence containing:
- the LOC110305487 gene encoding schlafen family member 12-like; this encodes MDSKQLRFQDKNLKSERVEKLSEGEMAGNTPQLEKDVNPQTSTEPSVQLKCPGDILQGGRHAKPGRWMASWKGFHLGSRDSDCKMSITVDQDTDYAELVLSVGEITLGEKTRDSMKDSQLRSKEAKSLLQAVCTLLNSGGGVVKAHIKNQNYSFTRDGMGLDLVYSLPSIVHLPHDYLDFMQHKDYFFIFVKPWKPNQRGPGIATWKTNLYIRIFSFSVELKAVVALQFLKSRTSSGKIICNETLKECLTLFNRDWLAYGETFCFTKSTHAEVKLTPKEKISPKEKILEFLPQTVSAFANTEGGYLFIGLDGKTQQIIGFEAEKSDLLLLESEIEKCIQQLPVTHFCGEKEKIKYTCKFIEVHKSGAVCAYVCALRVERFCCAVFAAEPESWHVEGGCVKRFTTEEWVKHQMDATAEMPGKLIRSPEALCMKPFSLHEGYEHLVRTELGSLRKGTLVISKSWALNLGLQEKQEVIWDVLHISQGGLLTLYVFVQGDENLEGNSSLLGELGAELKGYYKQIALTLKQTLLNHCGYTAKIGIIVKITYLGHKTMSLYDSSAKIRYPQKYYLTTKAVKDLEIALAEILGSCESFYSLPRRNWDSFMSAFLNVGSYIVSVLRNVLTHIRI